The Pseudomonadales bacterium sequence GCGTCGAGCACCATCGATGCATCGAAGCTGCTGCGCGCAAGGCCGCCAAGTTGCCCGCGCGTACCCATGGAGCGGATGAACACCGCGTCATCGAGCGCGTGACGCTGCATGCGCACGCGGTCACCGAGCACGGCACCGCCGCTGAACGGACTGCTGGGATCGACTGCGATCACACCGACGCGCCGCCCGCGCCGGCGCTGCTCGGCTATCAGCATGTCGACCAGCGTCGACTTGCCGACACCACCGGCTCCGGTCACACCGACCAGATGCGCGCGACCCGTGTGCGGATGGATCGCAGCGAACGCATCACGCCCGCGCGGATCCTCGTCTTCGAGCCAGCGGATCAGGCGTGCGCCGGCACCGATGCGCCCCGCGAGTACACCGGCGACCAGATCGTTCATGCTGCCGGCGTCTGCTCGCGCCCGGCGTGCCACGCCTGCAGGTAATCTACGATCTCGCGCGTAGCGGTACCCATCGTGAAGATCCGCGCCACACCGGCGTCACGCAGCACCGGCTGGTCCTCCACGGGAATCACGCCACCGACGATCAGCAGCTTGTCGCCCGCATCCTGCGCCTGCAGCAGCTCGGCGAGGCGCGGGATCGAACGCAGGTGTCCGGCCGACAGCGAAGAGACACCGACCACGTCGACGTCTTCCTGGATCGCCGCAGCGACGACCATCTCCGGTGTCTGCTTGAGACCCGTGAAGATCACCTCCATACCGGCATCGCGCAATGCATGCGCGATCACCGTGATGCCGACCGTGTGGGTATCGAGCCCCAGCTTGGCGAGCAATATCCGCAGCGGCGCTCCGGGCATGTTCAGACTCCCGCCGTCTGGCTGTCCGGGTGATGGACGCCGAAGACATCACGCATCGCGTCGCAGATCTCGCCGTGTGTCGCGTACACGCGCACTGCCGCCAGGCACGGTTCGACGAGGTTCTCACCGCTGCGAGCAGCTTCGCGCACACGCTCGAGCGCCTTCTGCACCGCCGGCGTATCCCGCCGCGCGCGCAGTGCGCGCAACTTCGCGATCTGCTGTTCCTCCATGTCGTGCTCGAGCCGCCAGATCCCGATCTCGCGCTGCTCCTGTTCGACGACGAGGTGGTTCACGCCGACCTGCTTGCGGCTGCCGTCCTCGAGCGCACGCTGGCGCCGGAACTGCTCGTTGCCCAGCTCGCGCTGGAAATGGCCCTGCTCGATCGCGCGCAGTGCCCCGCCCAGCGCGAGGATGTGCCTGATCTCCGCGAATGACTCGTCCTCGATGCGCCGCGTCAGCGATTCGACGTAATACGACCCGGCCAGCGGGTCGATGGTGTCCGCGACTCCGGTCTCGTGCGCGACCAGATGCTGGATCGCCGCGCCGACGCGGATCGCCTCCTCGCTTGGCAGTGCGTGTGCCTCGTCGTGCAGTGGCGTGGTCATCGTCTCGCCGGCCCCACCGAGTGCGGCGGCCGTGGCCATGATCGCGAGCCGCCCGATGTTGTTCAGCGGTTGCTGCAGCGTCAGCGAAGCGGTACTCGGCGAGGTCATCACGCGCAGCTTCAGCGCCTCGAGGCACGTCGCGCCGTAGTGCTCCTTCATCAGCCGTGCCCAGACCTTGCGGAACGCGCGCAGCTTGCAGATCCCCTCGAAGAAGTCCATGTCGACGTTGATCACGAAATGGAAGTACGGAGCGACCGTGTCGATGTCGAAGCCGCGTGCCAGCATCGCGTCGATGTACGCCATCGCGATGGTCACCGAGAACGCGAGCTCCTGCACCACGTTGGCGCGCGCGGGCTGCAGTTGCGCAGCGATGATCGAGATCGGCTGCCAGTGCGGATGGTGGCGCACGATGTACTCGAAACAGTCGGTCGCGATGCGCAGCCCGTGTTGCGGCGGATAGATGTAGCGCCCCACACAGGTGTACTCGATCAGGATGCCGTTCACGATATGCAACGCGAGGCCGTCTGGATCGACGCCTCTCTTCTCCAGCGCCGCGATGATCATCGCGAGATTCACCGGCTGCGGCGCGTTGCACACGCTCATCAGGTATTTCAGCCTGTCGAACGGAAGATCGAAGGCCTCCTGCATGTCCTCGAGGCTGTCGAGCGCCATGCCGGCACGCCCGACCTCGCCGGCGACCAGCGGGTTATCGCTGTCGTAGCCGTTGGTGGTCGGCAGATCGTATTCGAGGATCAGGCCCTGCAGCCCCTGATCGAGCATGTAGCGTGCGCGCTCGGCCCACGCCATGCCCTTGCCGAAGCCGGTGACCTGCGCCATGGTCCAGAGCCGCGAACGATTGCCGTTGGGGTCCACGCCGCGCGTGAACGGGTACTCGCCGGGAAAGCCGAGGTCACGCAGGTAATCGAAGCCGCAGCGCTCGAGGTCGAGCGGCGTGGCAAGCGGCGGCACTTCCCAGTCCATCGTCTGGGTGCGAAACGACGGCTGGCGCTCACCGGTCGCCGCGACGGCCGGTGCACGCGTCTCGCGCTGCCAGCGTGCCTCGGCTTCGGCACAGCGCCCGGGCTCATCGTCGCAGTGACGCAACGGATCATGCGGGACGTTCATGCCGTACCTCCCCCACGGGCGCAACCGGATTCAATTGTGCACGCCACCGTCCATCTTGACGACTTCACCGGTCATGTGGGCGCCATCCTCGGAGGCGAGCATGGCGATCACGCCGGCGACACTCTCCGGGCCGCCAAAGGCACGATCGGGGCGCGACAGATGGGCAAACAGGCTCAGATCCAGCCCGCCCATGCGCTCGCCCTGCTCCTTCGTCATTGGCGTTGTAATGCCGCCAGGCGCGACCGCATTGACCCGCACCCCGCGGGTCAGCAACTCCCAGGCGAGCGAGTGGGTCAAGGCGTACACACCGCCCTTGCTGGCCGCGTAGGCGGTCATGTACGGATGCCCGTACAGCGACGACGTCGAGGCCGCGTTGACGATGTTGCCCTTCGTGGCCAGCAGCGCCGGCACGGCTTCGCGACAGAACAGGAAGGTGCCCACCAGGTTCACCTCGAGCACTTGCCGGAACAGTTCGAGCGTGGTGCTGGTCACCGGTTCGGAG is a genomic window containing:
- a CDS encoding cobalamin B12-binding domain-containing protein, which codes for MPGAPLRILLAKLGLDTHTVGITVIAHALRDAGMEVIFTGLKQTPEMVVAAAIQEDVDVVGVSSLSAGHLRSIPRLAELLQAQDAGDKLLIVGGVIPVEDQPVLRDAGVARIFTMGTATREIVDYLQAWHAGREQTPAA
- a CDS encoding methylmalonyl-CoA mutase: MNVPHDPLRHCDDEPGRCAEAEARWQRETRAPAVAATGERQPSFRTQTMDWEVPPLATPLDLERCGFDYLRDLGFPGEYPFTRGVDPNGNRSRLWTMAQVTGFGKGMAWAERARYMLDQGLQGLILEYDLPTTNGYDSDNPLVAGEVGRAGMALDSLEDMQEAFDLPFDRLKYLMSVCNAPQPVNLAMIIAALEKRGVDPDGLALHIVNGILIEYTCVGRYIYPPQHGLRIATDCFEYIVRHHPHWQPISIIAAQLQPARANVVQELAFSVTIAMAYIDAMLARGFDIDTVAPYFHFVINVDMDFFEGICKLRAFRKVWARLMKEHYGATCLEALKLRVMTSPSTASLTLQQPLNNIGRLAIMATAAALGGAGETMTTPLHDEAHALPSEEAIRVGAAIQHLVAHETGVADTIDPLAGSYYVESLTRRIEDESFAEIRHILALGGALRAIEQGHFQRELGNEQFRRQRALEDGSRKQVGVNHLVVEQEQREIGIWRLEHDMEEQQIAKLRALRARRDTPAVQKALERVREAARSGENLVEPCLAAVRVYATHGEICDAMRDVFGVHHPDSQTAGV
- a CDS encoding SDR family oxidoreductase — encoded protein: SEPVTSTTLELFRQVLEVNLVGTFLFCREAVPALLATKGNIVNAASTSSLYGHPYMTAYAASKGGVYALTHSLAWELLTRGVRVNAVAPGGITTPMTKEQGERMGGLDLSLFAHLSRPDRAFGGPESVAGVIAMLASEDGAHMTGEVVKMDGGVHN